In the genome of Bosea sp. BIWAKO-01, the window CCCGCCGGGTCGGATCGAGCGAGCCGAGCCTCACGATCAGCGCGTTCAGCGCAGCGTGATTGGCCAGCCCCCAGGCGAAGGCGATCCCGAACAGGCCGTAGCGCGTGCTGGATGCCGCCACCATCGCAAGGTAGATGGCGGCGACCGTCAGAAAGAGCCCCGGCAGCAGCCGACCAGCACCGAAACGGTCGATCAGCCGGTTCAGAAACGCCGCCGCGCCGAAGCCAAGGCCATAGCTGAGCGCCAGCAGGCCATTGGCACCGAGCGGAAGGACGAGGCGCCGGCGCAGGTGATCGCCGATATAGGCATAGACGCCGTAGAACGAGATCATGAAGGCGGCGCAAGCCACGAGCAGTGGTGCAATGCCCGGCACCTGCAGCGCCGACAGGGGCGACTGCGTCGCGGCCGAGCGCCGCGGGGTGAGCGCCATCGGCCCGGCCGCCGCGCTGAAGGACAGAAGCGTCGCGACCAGGACGACCGCATAGACCACGCGCCAGCCCGCTGCATCGGCGAGGACGGCGGAGAGCGACACGCCTGCCACCATGCTCAAGGTCCAGCCGAAGAGGACGACGCCGAGCGTATCGCTCTCCCGGCCAGGCGGTGCCGCGACCGCAGCCAGCGTATAGATCGAAGGCAAGGCGAGCCCCGCGGCGATCCCGGCGACGAATTGCGCGCCGACGAAGATGGCGAGCCCCGGCGCGGCAGCGCAGCCGGCGAGCGCACATGCAAAGAGCAGCAATGCGCCCCGCAAGGTCCGGCCGGCTCCAAACCGGTCGATCGCGCCGGCGAGGAACAGGGCGCTCGCGGCGGTGCCTATTCCGAACACGGCCGAGGCCGACATCACGGCCGGGACCGACACCATGAAGCTCTCCGCGACACGCGGCGCGATCGGCCCCAGCGCCAGAGAGTTCGCGCCGATGATGCCGATGCACAGGCACAACGCGTAAGCCGCGAGCGGAATGCGTGCAGCATGATCGGCCGTGGCCAGATTCATTTGATCAAGGTTCGACATTTCTTCAGAATGACCGAATGGAATTCGGCTTCAACCCACGAGGGACGAATGAACGAAAAAACAGACATCATTCGGCGTGGCAGGGCAGACGGGCGCGATCTCGATGCCATGGACCGAAAGCTGTTAGGCATTCTCGTCGAGGACGCGACCACGAGTTACGCGGAACTGGGCGAGCGCGTCGGCCTTTCGCCCCCAGCGGCACATGAGCGGGTGAAGCGGCTGCGCCGCTCCGGTGCGATCCGGCGGGTCGCGGCGCTGATCGATCCGGAAGCCACGGGCAAGACGCTTCTCGCCTTCGTCCATGTCGACACGACCGGCTGGGGCAAGACCACAGCGCTCATGGCGATCGAGACCCATCCGGAAGTGGAGGAGATCCACTCTGTCGCGGGCGATACCTGCATGCTGTTGAAGGTACGAACCGAGAGCACGCATGCGCTGGAAGGCCTGCTCGCCCGGCTCTACGACACGCCAGGCGTGAAGGCGACGCGCAGCTATGTCGTGCTCTCGACCTATCTGGAACGCCCGGTCCAGCCGGGCGTCACCCGGGAGTGGCCGTCCCGCGTCAAGCACGTCTGAGAGGTGATGCCTGCAAACAGGCGCGAGCGGCCCCCTCTCCCCTTGCGGGAGAGGGTTGGGGTGAGGGGTCGCGCGACGTTGGAAGGTTTCAGGCTTGCGAGGCGATAACCGGCAAGGGCGGCGCGACCCCTCATCCGGCCCTTCGGGCCACCTTTTCCCGCAAGGGGAGAAGGTAGGGTGCGATTCCCCTCCCTATAGCTAGCGGAGAGGGTTTTCGGCGAGGCTCCGGCGCTCCACCGTGAAAGAGTCAGCCGTGCTTGTGGACGATCGTCTTGGTCACCGCGAACTCTTCCAGCGCCATGAAGCCCTTCTCGCGGCCATGGCCGCTCTTGCCGGTACCGCCGAAAGGCAGCTCGATGCCGCCGCCGGCGCCATAGCCATTGATGAAGACCTGTCCGGCCCGGACGCTCTTCGCCACGCGCTGCTGGCGACCGCCATTGCCGGTCCAGATACCGGCCACGAGCCCATAGGCCGTGGCATTGGCAAGCCGGATGGCGTCGCTCTCGTCCTCGAACGGGAATGCCGAGAGCACCGGCCCAAAAACCTCCTCCTGCTCCAGGCGATTGCCCCGCGGCACCGGGCCGAACAGGGTCGGCGTGACGTAGAAGCCGCCATTCGGCACGCCCTGCGCGATCTGCCCCTCGGCGAGAACCGGAATGCCCTGCTCGCGGGCCTGGTCGATGAAGCTCTGCACCCGGCCCTGCTGCCTGGCGTTGATCACCGGCCCGCAATCGAGATCCATCTCCGGCGTGCCGGCCCGCAGCGTGGAGAACTGCCTGGCTACGGCGCCGACGAACGCGTCATAGACGTTCTTCTGGACCAGCACGCGGCTGCCGGCGGAGCAGGTCTGCCCGGTGTTCTGCACGATGGCCTTGCAGACGATCGGGACCGCCGCGTCGAAATCGGCATCGTCGAAGACGATCTGCGGGGATTTGCCGCCGAGTTCCAGCGTGCAGCCGATCAGGTTCTCGGCGCAGGCCTTCTGCACCATCTTGCCGACCTCGGGCGAGCCGGTGAAGGACATGAAGCCGATGCCGGGATGGGCCGAGAGTGCGGCGCCCGCCTCATGGCCGCGCCCGGTGACGATATTGATCGCGCCGTCGGGGAAGCCGACCTCGGAGGCGAGAACGGCCAGTCTGAGCGCCGTCTGGCAGGCCTCCTCGGCGGGCTTGAGCACCACCGCATTGCCCATGGCCAGAGACGCCGTCAGCGAGCGACCGAACATCTGCGCCGGGTAGTTCCAGGGCAGGATATGGCCGGTGACGCCATGGGGCTCATGCACGACGCTGACGCTGTAGCCGTTCATGAAGGGGATGACATGGCCATGCACCTTGTCCGCCGCGCCGCCATAGAATTCAAAATAGCGGGCCGTCGCCTCGATATCGGCCCTGGCCTGCGCCATCGGCTTGCCGGTGTCCTGCGCCTCGATCCTGGCCAGCTCGTCGAAATGGTCCTGCACCTTGATCGCGAGCTTCGCAATCAGCCGGCCCCGTTCGGCCGCCGTCAGCTTGCCCCAGGCGCCCTCATAGGCGGCTTGCGCAGCCTTTACCGCATCGTCGATATCCTCGGCCGTGCCGCAGGCGATGCGGGTGAATTCCTCGCCGGTCGCGGGCGCGAGCACCGCCATGGTTTCGCCTGTCCGGCCGGCGACGTGGCGGCCATTGATGAAATGCTGAGTCATAGAATGTCCTTCCGAAGTCAGTGCAGGCCTGCAGCTTCCAGCGAACTCGCCGCCAGGCCGCCGGTCGTCCCGATCACCTCGCCGCACTCGATCGCATATCTGCGCTCGGCGACCAATTCATCCTCATCATGGCGCGTCTCCATCATTGCGCTGGCGGCGGCGTGTCTCCCTGGAGCCGAAAGCGGCGCTTAGGCGAAAGAGGCCGACAAGAAGAATAAAGCGATGAAGGCCATAGCGATTTTCGGTGGTCCGCCCGGCGGACGCGCTCGGTTCGCCGCGCTATGGATGCCATCGCAAAACTCTATTTGACTTGCGTGGCTCGAAGGGTCCGTTTCGCCGGCAGGACAAGACCAACTGGCTGGACATGATGACGAATGCTCTCGAAGGAATCCTGGTCGTGGCGCTGGAACAGGCCGTCGCCGTGCCTGTGGCGACCTGCCGGCTGGCCGATGCGGGGGCGCGCGTCATCAAGCTCGAACGGGCCGAGGGCGACTTCTCGCGCGGCTATGACGACTACGCCAATGGCCTGTCCTCCTATTTCGTCTGGATCAACCGCGGCAAGGAATCCTGCCGCGTCGACCTGAAGCAGCCCGACGACCTCGCCATGGTCGAGGCGATGCTCGCCAAGGCCGATGTCTTCATCCAGAATCTCGCTCCCGGCGCGACCGGCCGCCTCGGCATCGGCAGCGCCGAGCTGCGCAAGCGCCATCCGCGCCTGATCACCTGCGATGTCTCGGGCTATGCGCCGGGCACGCCGCATTTCACGCGCAAGGCCTATGACCTGCTGATCCAGGCGGAGGCCGGCTTGTCCTCGATCACCGGCAACGAAAGCTCCGGGCCGACGCGGATCGGCGTCTCCATCGCCGATATCGCCACCGGGAATGCCGCCTATGCCGCGATTCTCGAGGCCCTGCTCCGGCGTGCCCGCACCGGCGAAGGCTCGCAGATTGCGCTCTCGCTGTTCGACACCATCGCCGACCTGATGAACGTCCCCTATCTGACCCGGCGCTATGGCGGGATCGAGCCGCCGCGCCTCGGCCTCGCCCATCCCTCGATCGCGCCGTATGGCGTCTTCGAGCTCGCCGATGGCAACGTGCTTCTGGCGGTGCAGAGCGAGCGCGAATGGCAGGTCCTGGCGCGCGAGGTGCTTCAGGACGAGGCCCTCGCCAACGACCCGCGCTTCGCCAGCAATGTGCTGCGCGTCCGGGAGCGGGCCGCGCTCGATGCCGCGATCCAGGCGATTCTGATCGCAAGGCCTTTTGCGGCCGTCACCCCCGCGCTCGATCAGGCCGCGATCGCCTATGGCACGGTCTCGAGCGTCGGCGACCTGATCACCCACCCGGCCGCGACGACGCTGACGGTCGAGACGCCGGCGGGTCCGATCGAGGTCCTGGCCCCTCCCGCCATCGTTGACGGAAAGCGCTCGCAGATGCGGCGCGTACCCGAACTTGGCGAGCATGAAGCCGCGCTGCGGGCCGAATTCGCCGTGACAGCCGCCGCCCGTTCCACCTGAGACAAGCAGCCATGCAAGACCTCGATCACGCCGAGATCCGCGACGCCGTCGCAAAACTCTGTGCCGGCTTTCCCGGCGAATACTGGCGCAAGCTCGACCGCGAGATGGCCTATCCCGCCGCCTTCGTCATCGCGCTGACCGAAAGCGGCTTCCTCTCGGCCCTGATCCCGGAGGAGTATGGCGGGGCCGGCCTGCCGCTCTCGGCCGCCACCGTGATCCTGGAGGAGATCCAGCGGCAGGGCTGCAATGGCGGGGCTTGTCACGCCCAGATGTACATCATGGGCACGCTGCTCCGGCATGGTTCGGCCGAGCAGAAGCGCAGCTACCTCCCCAGGATCGCGTCCGGCGCCTTGCGATTGCAGGCTTTCGGCGTCACCGAGCCGACGAGCGGCACCGACACCACCTCGCTACGCACCTTCGCCCGGCGTGAGGGCGACCATTATGTCGTCAACGGGCAGAAGATCTGGACGAGCCGCGCCGCGCAGTCCGACCTGATGCTGCTTCTGGCCCGCACGACGCCACGCGAGCAGGTCGCCAAGCGCACCGAGGGGCTCTCGGTCTTCATCCTCGACATGCGCGAAGCGCTGAAGGCCGGCCTCACCATCGCGCCGATCCGCACGATGATGAACCATGCCACGACCGAGGTGTTTTTCGACAATGTCCGCGTGCCTGCCGAGAACCTGATCGGTGAGGAGGGCAAGGGCTTTCGCTACATCCTGTCCGGCATGAATGCCGAGCGCATCCTGATCGCGGCCGAATGCGTCGGCGACGCGAAATGGTTCATCGAGAAAGCCTCGAACTATGCCCGGGAACGGCAGGTCTTCGGCCGCCCGATCGGCCAGAACCAGGGGGTCCAGTTCCCGATCGCGAAGGCCTACGCCAATATGCGCGCCGCCGAGCTGATGGTGCGCGAGGCGGTGCGGCTCTACGAGCAGGGCAAGGATTGCGGGGCCGAAGCCAATATGGCGAAGATGCTGGCGGCCGACGCCTCGTTCGAGGCGGCCAATGCCTGCGTGCAGACGCATGGCGGCTTCGGCTTTGCCGAGGAATACGACATCGAGCGCAAGTTCCGCGAGACACGGCTCTACCAGGTTGCGCCGATCTCGACGAACCTGATCCTGTCCTATCTCGCCGAACATGTGTTGGGCATGCCGAGGTCCTACTGAGATGAGCATCGATCTTGACGCCCTCAAGCGCTGGACCGGCAGGACCGAGGAGGCCTCCGACCTCGTCACACCGCGTCTGGTGCGGAGCTTCGAGGCGACCTTCGCGCCGCACCTGGCGCCCTATGCCGAGGGTGAGGCGCCGCTTGCCCTGCACTGGTGCCTGGCCCCGCCAATCGCCCCGATGGGAGCGATCGGCACTGACGGCCATGCCGCCAAGGGCGAATTCCTGCCGCCCGTGCCGCTACCGCGCCGGATGTGGGCTGGCGGAACGATCGAAACCCTTGCGCCGCTGCGCACGGGCGACGACGTCACGCGCCGCTCGGTGATCGGCGACATCTCCAACAAGCAGGGTCGAACGGGACCGCTCTGCTTCGTCGCCGTCGACCACGAACTCGTTACGCCGCGCGGTGTCGCGCTTCGCGAGCGCCACAACATCGTCTACCGCGAGGCCGCAAAGCCTGGCGCACCGGCCTCCCCCACGCCGGCGCCAGAGCAGCCACGGCCCGCCGATCTGGTCTGGCAGGTCGCGAGTTCACCCGTCTTCCTGTTCCGCTACTCCGCCATCACCTTCAACAGTCATCGCATCCATTACGACTATCCTTATGTGACGGGTGAGGAAGGCTATGACGGCCTCGTCGTACACGGGCCGATCCAGGCGACGCTGCTGCTCAACATCATCGCGACGCTGTCGGGCGGCGAACCGATCAGGCTGGATTACCGCGGTGTCGCGCCACTGATCGCAGGCGACGACTTCCTGGTGAAGGCCAAGCGCCTGCCCGACGGCGGCATCGCGGCGTGGACCGAAGGGTCCGATGGCCGGGTACGCATGGAAGGCGTCAGCCGCGTTGCGTAGTGGTCAGGCCGGTGGAATGAAGGGCTGCGCGATCGCCTGAAAGACCGGCAGGGCTTCCAGGCGCGCGGCCTCCCTGGCAAGCGTCGGATAGTCACCGGGCGAGGCGATCCCGGGATGGGCCTCCATCAGGAAGCGCCAGGCCACCGCGAGGGCGATATCGGCATGGCCGATGCGTCCGGCTGGACCGTCGCCCTGCTGGCTGCGCTCTGTCTCCAGGACGGACAGCGTCGCGAGAATCTGGGCGCGGCAGCGCTCGGCCCAGACCTGCGACACCTCCCGATGCAGCTTCAACTCGTAGAACAGGCTGACGGCCTTCTCGGCGAAGCCCATCGCCAGCCCGGCCGTGCGCACCGCCCAGTGTCGGGCCGGCTCCGTGACCGGGAACAATCGGCGTTCGGCGGCGACGCGGCCGTCGAGATAGTCGAGGATGCCGTGGCTTTCGACCAGCACGAGGCCGTCATCCAGCACGAGCGTCGGTACGCGCGTCAGGGGGTTGTAGGGCCGGATCTTCTCGGCGTCGCCGAAGACCGACCATGGCCGATGCTCGAAGGGCAGTTCGTACAGCTTCAAGGCGATGCCGACGCGCCGCACGAAGGGGGAATCATACTGGCCGATCAGGATCATGCGGGGCGCCTCCTGTCGAAGCCTGCCATCGGCCGACGCGTCCAGGCAAGCAAGGCGGGGAAGCCGCAGGCAGCCCGCATCTTTGGCGCGCCATGCGCCCGGCGCGATGCCAGACCAAGCGGCGTTTGAACGAAATCATTCAAACGCAGGAAACGTGGTCGTCTCTAATAGTTTAGAGCATGAACTACGCGAAAAACCGTTGCCCCTTTTTCGCGGCATGCTCTAGCCTCCGGACATTCAGAACAGATATCCAGAGGCTGGGTCCGATGTTACGCGCAACCGAATTCAGCCGCCGTGAAACCTTGAAGGCCGGAGCAGCCATGGCCGCCGCAGCGACGCTGCCTTCCGGCCTCGCCGCGCAGAGCCCCGTGAAGCTCAAGCTGCGTGTGCTGGAGACCACCGATCTCCATGTCAATGTCGTGCCCTACGACTATTTTCGTGACGCCGCCGACGACACGGTCGGTCTCGCCAAGACGGCGAGCCTGATCAAGCTGGCGCAGGCGGAAGCCAGGAACAGCATCCTGTTCGACAATGGCGACTTCCTGCAGGGCTCTTCGCTTGGGGACTTCATCGCCTACAAGAAGGGGCTGAAGCCCGGCGAGACGCACCCGATGCTCGCTGCCATGAACGCCCTGCCCTATGCCTGCGGTACGCTCGGCAATCACGAGTTCAATTACGGCCTCCCGTTCCTCGAGAACGGCCTCGCCAAAGCGGAATTCCCGCTGGTCTGCGCCAATGTCACGCGCCCCGAAGGCACACCGCTGATCGACCCCTGGATCATGCTCGACCAGAGCTTCGAGGACGAGGCCGGCCAGAAGCAGTTGCTCAAGATCGGCGTGATCGGCTTCGTGCCGCCGCAGATCATGCAATGGGACAAGGGCAATCTCGACGGTAAGCTGGTGGCGACGGACATCGTCGATGCCGCCCGCAAGCACCTGCCCGACCTGCTCAGGGCCGGTCCCGACCTGGTCGTCGCGCTCTGTCATTCCGGCATCGCCGGTGGCGTTCGCAAGGGCATGGAGGAGAATGCGGCGCTGCATCTCGCCAGGCTCGACGGCATCGACGTGATCCTGACCGGTCACCAGCATCTGGTTTTCCCGGGCGGCAAGGCCTTTGACGGCATCGAAGGCGTCGACAACAAGCTGGGCTCGCTGCATGGCAAGCCGGCCTGCCAGCCCGGCTTCTGGGGTTCGCATCTGGGGCTGATCGATCTCGAACTGGAAAAGCGCGACGGGCGCTGGAAGGTTGCCGGCTTCAAGGTCGAGCCCCGCCCGATCTTCGAGCGCACGCCGGACCGCAAGATCGTATCGAAGGCCGCCACCGAACAATCGGTGCTCACAACCGTGAAGGCCGATCACGAGGCGACGCTGATCTATATGCGCGAGCCGGTCGGCTCCACCGCGAGCCCGATCAACAGCTATTTCGCGCTGGTTGCCGACGATCCCTCGGTCCAGATCGTGGCCGAGGCACAGACGGCCTATGTGCAAGGCCTGATGGCGCAGACGCAGTGGAAGGGGCTGCCCGTGCTCTCTGCGGCCGCGCCCTTCAAGTCCGGCGGGCGCGCGGGGCCGAGTTTCTACACCGATATCCCGGCCGGCCCGATCGCGATCAAGAACGTCGCCGATATCTACCTGTACCCGAACTCGGTGCAGGTGGTGAAGGTCACCGGCGCCGAGGTCCGCGAATGGCTGGAGCGCTCAGCCGGCATTTTCAACCGCATTGACCCGGCTAAGACCGAAGAGCAGCCACTGATCGACCCGGGCTTCCCCCCCTTCAATTTCGATGTGATCGACGGCGTGACCTACCGGATCGATGTGACTCAAGCCTCGCGCTATGACGGCAATGGCGCGCTTGTCGCGCGCGACGCTCGCCGCATCGTCGACCTCGCCTATGCCGGTAAGCCGATCGACGACCAGGCCGAGTTCATCATCGCGACCAATAATTACCGTGCCTCGGGCGGCGGGAACTTTCCCGGCACCAGGACAACCGTGGTGCTGGAGGCGCCCGATCTCAACCGCGACGTGATCGTACGCTACATCATCGAAAAGAAGACGATCGAACCCAAGGCCGATGGTAACTGGTCGCTGGTAGCACTTCCGGCCGGCGTGAACGTCACCTTCCTGACTTCGCCAGCCGCGGCAGGAAAATTGCCAGCTGATTTTAAGGCGCAACCGGCCGGCGATGGTGGTGAAGGATTCGTGAAGTACCGTCTTCTGTAAGACAACCTTACGACATCACGCACAGCAAACAATCATTAATACAGAGATAGAACCACCGATAAATTACCTTACCTTGCCAAACCTCAGCTTAGATGAATTCTAATGACGATTATCTTCGTTGACAGCGATATTTTAAAGCAAATACGTATTCGCACGATATCAACTGTCGCGCCCATAGATTTCAACCCAGAGACACGCCATGGCTTTCTCCTTCCGACATCTGGCGTCCGCCCTGATGCTGGGCATCCTCTCGTCCGGGGTTTCGAGCTTTGCGCTCGCCCAGGCGGCGCCGGCACCCAGCCCCGAGGGAATCGTCGTCTACAACGCCCAGCATGAGAGCCTGACGCGCGCCTGGTCGGACGCCTTCACCAAGGAAACCGGGATCAAGGTGACGCTCCGCAAGGGCAGCGATACCGAGCTCGGCAACCAGATCGTCCAGGAAGGCGCGGCCTCCCCGGCCGATGTCTTCATCACCGAGAACTCGCCCGCGATGGTGCTGGTCGACAATGCCGGCCTGTTTGCCCCTCTCTCGCCCGCCACGCTGGACCTCGTCCCCGACGCGCTGCGGCCGGCAAACGGAAAATGGCTCGGCGTTGCCGCCCGCTCGACCGTCTTCGCCTATGACAAGACGAAGCTGAGCGAGGACAAGCTGCCGAAATCGATCATGGACCTGGCCTCCCCGGCCTGGAAGGATCGCTGGGCTGCCTCGCCGTCCGGCGCCGATTTCCAGGCGATCGTGGGCGCCATGCTCGTCCTCAAGGGCGAAGCGGAGACCGCGACCTGGCTCAAGGCGATGAAGGCAGGCTCCAAGCCCTATCGCGGCAACAGCGTCGCGATGAAGGCCGTGAATACGGGCGAAGTCGAAGGCGCCGTGATCTACCACTATTACTTCTTCGGCGATCAGGCGAAGACCGCCGAGAACAGCGGCAATGTCGCGCTGCACTATTTCCGGCAGCAGGATCCGGGCGCCTTCGTCAGCGTCTCCGGAGCCGGCGTGCTGGCGTCCAGCAAGCACAAGCCGGAGG includes:
- a CDS encoding MFS transporter, whose amino-acid sequence is MSNLDQMNLATADHAARIPLAAYALCLCIGIIGANSLALGPIAPRVAESFMVSVPAVMSASAVFGIGTAASALFLAGAIDRFGAGRTLRGALLLFACALAGCAAAPGLAIFVGAQFVAGIAAGLALPSIYTLAAVAAPPGRESDTLGVVLFGWTLSMVAGVSLSAVLADAAGWRVVYAVVLVATLLSFSAAAGPMALTPRRSAATQSPLSALQVPGIAPLLVACAAFMISFYGVYAYIGDHLRRRLVLPLGANGLLALSYGLGFGAAAFLNRLIDRFGAGRLLPGLFLTVAAIYLAMVAASSTRYGLFGIAFAWGLANHAALNALIVRLGSLDPTRRGAIMGLNSGVTYLSLFAGTAAFGPLYDHAGFAALAGAAAALMLAATLAAALARRAPAAPMA
- a CDS encoding Lrp/AsnC family transcriptional regulator, giving the protein MNEKTDIIRRGRADGRDLDAMDRKLLGILVEDATTSYAELGERVGLSPPAAHERVKRLRRSGAIRRVAALIDPEATGKTLLAFVHVDTTGWGKTTALMAIETHPEVEEIHSVAGDTCMLLKVRTESTHALEGLLARLYDTPGVKATRSYVVLSTYLERPVQPGVTREWPSRVKHV
- a CDS encoding aldehyde dehydrogenase family protein, whose protein sequence is MTQHFINGRHVAGRTGETMAVLAPATGEEFTRIACGTAEDIDDAVKAAQAAYEGAWGKLTAAERGRLIAKLAIKVQDHFDELARIEAQDTGKPMAQARADIEATARYFEFYGGAADKVHGHVIPFMNGYSVSVVHEPHGVTGHILPWNYPAQMFGRSLTASLAMGNAVVLKPAEEACQTALRLAVLASEVGFPDGAINIVTGRGHEAGAALSAHPGIGFMSFTGSPEVGKMVQKACAENLIGCTLELGGKSPQIVFDDADFDAAVPIVCKAIVQNTGQTCSAGSRVLVQKNVYDAFVGAVARQFSTLRAGTPEMDLDCGPVINARQQGRVQSFIDQAREQGIPVLAEGQIAQGVPNGGFYVTPTLFGPVPRGNRLEQEEVFGPVLSAFPFEDESDAIRLANATAYGLVAGIWTGNGGRQQRVAKSVRAGQVFINGYGAGGGIELPFGGTGKSGHGREKGFMALEEFAVTKTIVHKHG
- a CDS encoding CaiB/BaiF CoA transferase family protein, whose translation is MRGSKGPFRRQDKTNWLDMMTNALEGILVVALEQAVAVPVATCRLADAGARVIKLERAEGDFSRGYDDYANGLSSYFVWINRGKESCRVDLKQPDDLAMVEAMLAKADVFIQNLAPGATGRLGIGSAELRKRHPRLITCDVSGYAPGTPHFTRKAYDLLIQAEAGLSSITGNESSGPTRIGVSIADIATGNAAYAAILEALLRRARTGEGSQIALSLFDTIADLMNVPYLTRRYGGIEPPRLGLAHPSIAPYGVFELADGNVLLAVQSEREWQVLAREVLQDEALANDPRFASNVLRVRERAALDAAIQAILIARPFAAVTPALDQAAIAYGTVSSVGDLITHPAATTLTVETPAGPIEVLAPPAIVDGKRSQMRRVPELGEHEAALRAEFAVTAAARST
- a CDS encoding acyl-CoA dehydrogenase family protein; this encodes MQDLDHAEIRDAVAKLCAGFPGEYWRKLDREMAYPAAFVIALTESGFLSALIPEEYGGAGLPLSAATVILEEIQRQGCNGGACHAQMYIMGTLLRHGSAEQKRSYLPRIASGALRLQAFGVTEPTSGTDTTSLRTFARREGDHYVVNGQKIWTSRAAQSDLMLLLARTTPREQVAKRTEGLSVFILDMREALKAGLTIAPIRTMMNHATTEVFFDNVRVPAENLIGEEGKGFRYILSGMNAERILIAAECVGDAKWFIEKASNYARERQVFGRPIGQNQGVQFPIAKAYANMRAAELMVREAVRLYEQGKDCGAEANMAKMLAADASFEAANACVQTHGGFGFAEEYDIERKFRETRLYQVAPISTNLILSYLAEHVLGMPRSY
- a CDS encoding MaoC family dehydratase N-terminal domain-containing protein, translating into MSIDLDALKRWTGRTEEASDLVTPRLVRSFEATFAPHLAPYAEGEAPLALHWCLAPPIAPMGAIGTDGHAAKGEFLPPVPLPRRMWAGGTIETLAPLRTGDDVTRRSVIGDISNKQGRTGPLCFVAVDHELVTPRGVALRERHNIVYREAAKPGAPASPTPAPEQPRPADLVWQVASSPVFLFRYSAITFNSHRIHYDYPYVTGEEGYDGLVVHGPIQATLLLNIIATLSGGEPIRLDYRGVAPLIAGDDFLVKAKRLPDGGIAAWTEGSDGRVRMEGVSRVA
- a CDS encoding glutathione S-transferase family protein yields the protein MILIGQYDSPFVRRVGIALKLYELPFEHRPWSVFGDAEKIRPYNPLTRVPTLVLDDGLVLVESHGILDYLDGRVAAERRLFPVTEPARHWAVRTAGLAMGFAEKAVSLFYELKLHREVSQVWAERCRAQILATLSVLETERSQQGDGPAGRIGHADIALAVAWRFLMEAHPGIASPGDYPTLAREAARLEALPVFQAIAQPFIPPA
- a CDS encoding bifunctional 2',3'-cyclic-nucleotide 2'-phosphodiesterase/3'-nucleotidase — its product is MLRATEFSRRETLKAGAAMAAAATLPSGLAAQSPVKLKLRVLETTDLHVNVVPYDYFRDAADDTVGLAKTASLIKLAQAEARNSILFDNGDFLQGSSLGDFIAYKKGLKPGETHPMLAAMNALPYACGTLGNHEFNYGLPFLENGLAKAEFPLVCANVTRPEGTPLIDPWIMLDQSFEDEAGQKQLLKIGVIGFVPPQIMQWDKGNLDGKLVATDIVDAARKHLPDLLRAGPDLVVALCHSGIAGGVRKGMEENAALHLARLDGIDVILTGHQHLVFPGGKAFDGIEGVDNKLGSLHGKPACQPGFWGSHLGLIDLELEKRDGRWKVAGFKVEPRPIFERTPDRKIVSKAATEQSVLTTVKADHEATLIYMREPVGSTASPINSYFALVADDPSVQIVAEAQTAYVQGLMAQTQWKGLPVLSAAAPFKSGGRAGPSFYTDIPAGPIAIKNVADIYLYPNSVQVVKVTGAEVREWLERSAGIFNRIDPAKTEEQPLIDPGFPPFNFDVIDGVTYRIDVTQASRYDGNGALVARDARRIVDLAYAGKPIDDQAEFIIATNNYRASGGGNFPGTRTTVVLEAPDLNRDVIVRYIIEKKTIEPKADGNWSLVALPAGVNVTFLTSPAAAGKLPADFKAQPAGDGGEGFVKYRLL
- a CDS encoding iron ABC transporter substrate-binding protein, translated to MLGILSSGVSSFALAQAAPAPSPEGIVVYNAQHESLTRAWSDAFTKETGIKVTLRKGSDTELGNQIVQEGAASPADVFITENSPAMVLVDNAGLFAPLSPATLDLVPDALRPANGKWLGVAARSTVFAYDKTKLSEDKLPKSIMDLASPAWKDRWAASPSGADFQAIVGAMLVLKGEAETATWLKAMKAGSKPYRGNSVAMKAVNTGEVEGAVIYHYYFFGDQAKTAENSGNVALHYFRQQDPGAFVSVSGAGVLASSKHKPEAEAFVKWVAGKGGQDILRTGDSFEYAVAKGAESNPKLVPLAQLDAPKVEPSKLDSKAVTELMTKAGLL